A window from Ignavibacteriota bacterium encodes these proteins:
- a CDS encoding PriCT-2 domain-containing protein: MKNNFIISYGDSVYNNQVKRANFSDLVESLTTDQKISKIVSNVRAIADKPDRQEFKRANLPYFNLGLFKDNIRRGEQLDSIQFMVVDLDGLSAEQMIEVKNTLENDSKVFMYFISPSGNGYKVVYKFCEPIIEDYEKYSKNYEYYVKKIWSKYVNKIDEKTKDVARACYFSYDPNLYLNENAETLIVKEFVETIAEEVTTAKIDLTKVKTDEEMFIPEAVKFLSNKINNYDDWRSAGMALASLGEKGRSYFQELSRNPRYKDTAKKVDKKFDNFLQKATGKIKIATLFEIAKNYGFTYSAPKQPIITPIINVASFVNEMKDQFNHDDNRVIGELIGYKLNKFSEIAQNLDGVQPGFYHLAADTNIGKTAYYTNLAIDMLNSNDDLSVLFFALDDSKKYAAYRYLSILSELKFKDVKYGLKNLKDPVDRTALTYAREKFLEYVEDERLLIYDRSDIMHIDQVEDVIKNYYSKNIVVIIDGLYNLEVSDGSKEGIRQENIERAQKVKKLVDVYNLPIFTTGEFRKKQKSEGENKKPVIDDLMETGKFAYNANVVWLLYPDDYKMKNEPEVKLKLEYAKNKISEFKGIQELTFIRGKGKIEQGWSKFSYKRTYTEDENKKGLKLSDITNLGGGELE, from the coding sequence ATGAAAAATAATTTCATTATTTCTTACGGTGATTCCGTTTACAACAATCAAGTAAAAAGAGCAAACTTTAGTGATTTAGTAGAATCACTAACAACCGACCAAAAAATTTCAAAAATAGTAAGTAATGTAAGAGCGATTGCAGATAAACCCGACAGACAAGAATTCAAAAGAGCAAATCTTCCTTACTTCAATCTGGGTTTATTCAAAGATAATATAAGAAGAGGAGAACAACTTGATTCAATACAATTCATGGTTGTAGATCTCGATGGCTTATCTGCTGAACAAATGATTGAAGTAAAAAATACATTAGAAAATGATAGCAAAGTTTTTATGTATTTTATTTCTCCAAGTGGCAACGGTTACAAAGTTGTCTACAAATTCTGTGAACCAATAATTGAAGATTATGAGAAATACAGTAAAAATTATGAATATTATGTAAAAAAAATTTGGAGCAAATATGTAAATAAAATAGATGAAAAAACAAAAGATGTTGCAAGAGCATGTTATTTCAGTTATGATCCGAATTTATATTTGAACGAGAATGCCGAAACCTTAATCGTTAAAGAATTTGTAGAAACCATTGCTGAAGAAGTTACAACTGCAAAAATTGATTTAACAAAAGTAAAAACTGACGAGGAAATGTTTATTCCGGAAGCAGTAAAATTTCTAAGTAATAAAATAAATAACTATGATGATTGGAGAAGCGCCGGAATGGCTCTTGCTTCATTAGGTGAGAAAGGAAGAAGTTACTTTCAAGAACTCAGCAGAAATCCAAGATACAAGGATACAGCGAAAAAGGTAGATAAAAAGTTTGATAACTTTCTTCAAAAAGCAACCGGCAAAATTAAGATTGCCACGCTTTTTGAAATAGCTAAAAATTACGGATTTACTTATTCAGCTCCTAAACAACCTATTATAACCCCTATTATCAATGTCGCTTCTTTTGTTAATGAAATGAAAGATCAATTTAATCATGATGATAACAGAGTAATAGGTGAACTGATTGGTTATAAGTTGAATAAGTTTTCAGAAATTGCTCAAAACCTTGACGGAGTTCAGCCGGGGTTTTATCATTTGGCAGCGGATACAAATATTGGTAAAACAGCATATTACACAAACCTTGCTATTGATATGCTAAATAGCAATGATGATTTATCTGTACTTTTCTTTGCTCTGGATGATTCAAAAAAATATGCAGCTTACAGATATCTCAGCATTCTTTCTGAATTGAAATTCAAAGATGTAAAATATGGTCTGAAAAATCTCAAAGATCCAGTTGATAGGACTGCCTTAACTTATGCTAGAGAAAAGTTCCTTGAATATGTTGAAGATGAAAGATTACTTATTTATGATAGATCAGATATTATGCACATTGATCAAGTAGAAGATGTAATTAAGAATTATTACTCAAAGAATATTGTTGTAATAATTGACGGACTTTATAATTTAGAAGTAAGTGACGGATCTAAGGAAGGTATAAGACAAGAAAATATTGAACGTGCTCAGAAAGTAAAGAAATTAGTTGATGTTTATAACTTGCCGATTTTTACAACCGGAGAGTTTAGAAAGAAACAAAAAAGTGAAGGAGAAAACAAGAAACCGGTTATTGATGATCTTATGGAAACCGGAAAGTTTGCCTACAATGCAAATGTAGTTTGGTTACTCTATCCAGATGATTACAAAATGAAGAATGAACCCGAAGTAAAACTTAAGCTGGAATATGCTAAGAACAAGATCTCAGAATTCAAGGGAATCCAAGAACTAACTTTCATCAGAGGTAAAGGTAAAATTGAGCAAGGTTGGTCGAAGTTTAGCTATAAACGTACCTATACAGAAGATGAGAACAAAAAAGGATTAAAGCTAAGTGACATTACCAATTTAGGCGGTGGAGAACTTGAATAA